Proteins found in one Venturia canescens isolate UGA chromosome 8, ASM1945775v1, whole genome shotgun sequence genomic segment:
- the MICAL-like gene encoding MICAL-like protein 1 — MTERRGTKALELWCRRITDGYPGVNVQNMTTSWRDGLAFCAMIHHFRPDLIDFNSLNKDDVYGNNELAFRTAAEHLGIPALLDAEDMASCSVPDRLSILTYLSQFYQSFGGSSPSRLALSRTKESSNEGITPVPESTTPKVGPRTGMRRDPCAVCGMPVFLAEKLVISRTPYHRTCFRCARCKNQLTPGNYYETEEGQYCCETCPDEEETASKSPLLGETIYDGPNRDAMLIEERDNGKPQVYKRSLSDEEKSEHAAQLGEKKLVRQDELTSPERRKNSQMRLSFMTENLLAKNTEDNATEISDKEEEDYSSIDQEREGDRREPKGTLASSWVSEINVNLTKTVMPARTKYETTHTDKVDVSDVSDSTSDDTFQRAHRNSLNQLDLRLDDEEPNTRRRNSLDTADNEHTKNSNNINIPLPHDAATDAAPIEVSENSTRTNTKDTTGPDIDTESLSLVQKRLKIFETRKPENSLNKKASYVVSSSSTSFDEKNNDSSVTNDGDNAIESNIRTEETSSSTLEEERISTDRLTGVVTPSVESTSQENKIISPPVPKRTNLKQSRKPRDNHDLKKSEVTVLNASGIDLSENEENYPSDLNPFDCDDINDEDEPKEKSLSENQQKSLRNEPPVSTNPFGSSDDEEESQQDDKIPVPPRPATRNIHKITESPCQTNPQEAPTKRRLKAPQINFNPFLSDDEEEHETEEEHETLRQNSNSNTPVPKPRTIKQTTDSFLSPWKNDLTRGDIYASNSSLASSGSTSTTGGTYRKKKPAPPPPVVKELFTSAGDSLASSHSYASSNNSLRSTPKARKAKPAPPPPLPTSTPCSTNLKANVTIPESPITDGHQKIETRDYDSWKDPKNDKDAANRTKQNLTTVSGDETNPFDGFTDKSLQGKWKRKKGPAPARPIPHRRKIKVMSLKDVKLELDEIEMQQQGLERQGVRLEQLIRDKAETGSAAEDTNLGLDVEELVLELFALVNEKNELFRRQAELMLLRRQQRLEEEHADIEYQIRCLLCQPEATKTDFDKQREEMLIQRLVEIVERRNEIVECLEMDRRREVEEDRSINTQMGIYAAKNKGDFAKELEEREEEEEEERNRSKKSKKTKLKDKAKEKILRKVHKKDADKDVDETEVKLKRQNKKKWF; from the exons ATGACGGAACGCCGTGGCACGAAGGCACTGGAACTATGGTGCCGAAGAATAACGGATGGTTATCCAGGAGTTAACGTGCAAAACATGACCACCTCGTGGAGAGACGGTCTTGCCTTCTGTGCGATGATTCATCACTTTCGTCCCGATCTCAT TGATTTCAACAGCCTGAACAAGGACGACGTGTATGGCAACAACGAGCTCGCCTTCAGAACAGCAGCCGAACATCTGGGGATCCCTGCCCTGCTCGACGCCGAGGACATGGCCTCGTGCTCCGTTCCTGATCGACTCTCCATTCTCACATATCTATCCCAATTTTATCAGAGCTTCGGAG GCTCATCGCCGAGTCGACTCGCTTTGAGCAGAACAAAGGAAAGCTCCAACGAAGGAATTACCCCCGTACCAGAGTCTACGACGCCAAAG GTGGGTCCACGTACGGGGATGCGACGAGATCCTTGTGCGGTATGCGGGATGCCGGTATTTCTCGCGGAGAAGCTCGTAATATCGCGAACGCCGTATCATCGAACGTGTTTTCGTTGCGCGCGTTGCAAGAATCAATTGACACCGGGCAATTATTACGAGACGGAGGAGGGTCAATACTGCTGCGAGACCTGTCCGGACGAGGAAGAGACAGCGAGTAAAAGCCCACTATTGGGGGAAACGATTTATGACGGGCCCAATAGAGACGCGATGTTGATTGAAGAGCGCGACAACGGAAAACCGCAAGTGTACAAACGGTCATTGagcgatgaagaaaaaagtgagcaCGCGGCTCAATTGGGCGAGAAAAAATTAGTGAGGCAAGACGAATTAACGAGCCcggagagaaggaaaaattcGCAAATGCGGTTGAGCTTCATGACGGAAAATTTGTTGGCGAAAAATACCGAGGATAACGCAACCGAAATATCGGACAAGGAGGAGGAAGATTACTCGTCGATCGACcaggagcgagagggagatcGTCGCGAACCCAAGGGCACGTTGGCCTCGTCGTGGGTCAGCGAGATAAACGTGAATTTGACCAAAACTGTAATGCCCGCACGAACTAAATACGAGACTACTCACACCGATAAAGTAGATGTTAGCGATGTTAGCGATAGCACTAGTGATGACACTTTTCAACGAGCTCATCGTAACAGCCTTAATCAATTAGATTTAAGATTAGATGATGAAGAGCCCAATACAAGGAGGAGAAACTCATTGGACACTGCCGATAATGAGCACACGAAGAATTcgaataatattaatattcctCTTCCCCATGATGCTGCTACTGATGCTGCCCCTATAGAAGTTAGTGAAAACTCCACGAGAACGAATACCAAAGATACAACTGGCCCGGATATCGACACCGAGTCCTTGTCCCTCGTACagaaacgtttgaaaatattcgagaCTCGAAAGcctgaaaattcattaaataaaAAGGCGAGTTACGTTGTTTCCTCGTCTAGCACGAGTTTCGACGAGAAGAACAATGATTCATCGGTCACTAACGATGGAGATAACGCGATCGAGTCGAATATTCGTACGGAAGAAACTTCGTCGTCAACGTTGGAGGAAGAACGAATCTCGACGGATCGTCTCACCGGCGTTGTAACGCCATCTGTCGAGTCAACGAGCCaagagaacaaaataatatcgcCCCCGGTGCCAAAACGCACGAATCTCAAACAATCCCGTAAACCTCGTGACAATCATGACCTCAAAAAGTCTGAAGTCACTGTCCTTAACGCCTCGGGTATCGATCTCAGcgagaacgaagaaaattaTCCCAGCGATTTGAATCCCTTTGATTGCGATGATATTAACGACGAAGATGAACCGAAAGAAAAGAGTCTGAGCGAGAACCAGCAGAAATCACTTCGAAACGAACCTCCAGTCTCCACTAATCCCTTTGGGAGCAGCGACGACGAAGAGGAAAGTCAACAGGATGACAAAATCCCTGTTCCACCTCGGCCAGCTACTAGGAATATTCACAAAATTACAGAATCTCCCTGTCAAACTAACCCACAGGAAGCACCCACCAAAAGACGCTTAAAAGCACCCCAAATTAATTTCAATCCGTTTTTGAGCGACGACGAAGAGGAACACGAGACCGAGGAGGAACATGAAACTCTACGTCAAAACTCAAATTCCAATACCCCCGTTCCCAAACCACGCACCATCAA ACAAACGACCGACTCATTTCTGTCGCcgtggaaaaatgatctcacTCGAGGCGACATCTATGCCTCGAACAGCTCACTCGCCAGCTCGGGATCTACCTCGACCACTGGCGGAActtataggaaaaaaaagcctGCGCCACCCCCACCTGTCGTCAAAGAATTGTTCACTTCCGCCGGGGATTCCCTCGCTTCTTCCCATTCTTATGCCAGCAGC AATAATTCTCTACGCTCGACTCCAAAAGCCCGGAAAGCAAAACCAGCGCCTCCACCTCCATTGCCAACGAGCACACCCTGCAGCACGAATCTCAAGGCAAATGTTACCATCCCCGAATCGCCGATAACCGATGgtcatcaaaaaattgaaactcgCGACTACGATTCGTGGAAAGATCCGAAAAACGACAAGGACGCGGCGAATAGAACTAAACAGAATTTGACAACCGTCTCCGGCGACGAAACGAATCCCTTCGACGGCTTCACCGACAAAAGTCTCCAGGGAaaatggaaaaggaaaaaaggccCTGCACCAGCGAGGCCCATTCCCCACAGGCGAAAG aTCAAAGTGATGTCTTTGAAGGACGTGAAATTGGAGCTCGATGAGATAGAAATGCAACAGCAAGGCCTCGAAAGACAGGGAGTGCGACTGGAACAGCTGATCAGGGACAAAGCGGAGACCGGAAGTGCTGCAGAAG ATACTAATTTGGGACTGGACGTTGAAGAACTTGTACTTGAGCTTTTTGCTCTTGTCAATGAAAAGAACGAACTATTCAGGCGGCAGGCCGAGCTTATGCTTCTCAGAAGACAACAGCGACTGGAGGAGGAGCACGCtgacatcgaatatcaaaTTCGATGCCTCCTGTGCCAACCAGAAGCTACTAAAACGGATTTTGATAAGCAGCGAGAAGAAATGCTCATTCAAAG GCTGGTGGAAATAGTCGAGCGTCGCAATGAGATCGTCGAGTGCCTCGAAATGGACAGACGACGCGAGGTCGAGGAAGATCGCAGTATTAACACGCAAATGGGAATCTATGCgg CCAAGAACAAAGGTGACTTTGCCAAGGAGTTGGAGGAACgtgaggaggaggaggaggaggagaggaatcgttcgaaaaaatcgaaaaagacAAAACTCAAGGATAAAGCCAAGGAGAAAATATTGCGGAAAGTTCACAAAAAAGATGCTGACAAGGACGTCGACGAGACTGAAGTTAAGCTGAAAcgccaaaacaaaaaaaagtggttcTAA
- the LOC122415181 gene encoding protein-lysine N-methyltransferase EEF2KMT gives MPLEDSDIEYIKKQYLCCAPINKFNFTKSKKELTEPIEYESQIKIFENTIEDSNSLKYPSRLTYRIAFLRALMEKSEKDGEEIYAKLYETLTSYMMLNDDADTTHYRQFLIKHGDSTERIILQESKNLISDGTTGLCTWQAAFALAEWCSVHKSKLENKIILELGSGVGLTGITVILLSSPKRYTFTDCHSGVLDTIVKNVRLNLVKSDKTIAEDLRTVEWNEESYKINFGITDVRIKRLLWSSISENDIEASWTNPEVVLAADVVYDESTFDELIEAFRVFIKRTNALVIVATTVRNEETLSTFFNKLAAHGLSFDDETVPKPDLFLQFDETPVRILKIYNKD, from the exons ATGCCTCTCGAGGACAGCGACattgaatatataaaaaagcaGTACCTTTGCTGTGCTCCTATCAACAAATTTAATTTTACG AAATCCAAAAAAGAATTGACTGAGCCGATAGAATACGAGtcgcaaataaaaatattcgaaaacacAATAGAAGACAGTAACTCTTTAAAATATCCATCAAGATTGACGTACCGGATAGCTTTTCTTCGAGCTTTAATGGAAAAG tCTGAAAAAGATGGCGAAGAAATTTATGCCAAATTGTATGAAACATTGACCAGTTACATGATGCTAAACGATGATGCAGACACAACGCATTATCGTCAATTCTTGATTAAACATGGGGATAGCACAGAACGCATAATTTTGCAGGAgagtaaaaatttgatatcTGACGGAACTACTGGATTATGCACTTGGCAG GCTGCTTTTGCACTAGCCGAATGGTGCAGCGTACACAAATCAAAATTAGAGAATAAGATCATCCTGGAGTTAGGCTCAGGCGTGGGTTTAACTGGGATCACAGTAATTCTATTATCATCACCAAAACGTTACACATTCACGGACTGTCATTCGGGAGTTTTGGACACGATTGTTAAAAACGTACGACTGAATTTGGTTAAAAGCGATAAAACAATTGCTGAGGATTTGCGTACGGTTGAGTGGAACGAGGAATCGTACAAAATAAACTTTGGAATAACCGACGTGAGAATAAAGCGTTTATTGTGGTCGTCTATAAGCGAGAACGACATCGAAGCGAGCTGGACGAATCCGGAAGTTGTACTGGCCGCTGACGTCGTTTACGACGAAAGTACATTCGACGAACTGATCGAAGCTTTCAGAGTTTTCATTAAGAGAACTAACGCCCTAGTTATCGTCGCGACAACAGTGAGAAACGAAGAGACTCTGTCAACCTTTTTCAACAAATTAG CTGCACACGGATTATCATTCGACGACGAAACGGTTCCGAAGCCAGATTTATTCCTGCAGTTCGACGAGACTCCCGtacgaatattgaaaatttacaacAAAGATTAG